A section of the Kribbella sp. HUAS MG21 genome encodes:
- a CDS encoding MarR family winged helix-turn-helix transcriptional regulator, with the protein MDKGDPVAAVEAAMVAIRRRQTRRTFAVEAGGPDPVQEVLDALEAAPEPLGVSGVATALGVDQPRASKLVAAAVSAGLVRREADQADGRRTNLVLTAAGRAQLEVVHNYRRERFAAAMDGWTPAERRAFADLLTRFLTALDR; encoded by the coding sequence ATGGACAAGGGTGATCCGGTCGCCGCGGTCGAGGCGGCGATGGTCGCGATCCGGCGGCGGCAGACCCGCCGTACCTTCGCCGTCGAGGCCGGTGGACCTGACCCGGTCCAGGAGGTCCTCGACGCACTCGAGGCCGCACCGGAACCGCTTGGTGTCAGCGGCGTCGCCACCGCCCTCGGCGTCGACCAGCCACGCGCCAGCAAGCTCGTCGCCGCCGCAGTGAGCGCCGGCCTCGTCCGCCGCGAGGCCGACCAAGCGGACGGCCGCCGTACGAACCTCGTCCTGACCGCAGCCGGCCGCGCCCAGCTGGAGGTTGTCCACAACTACCGCCGCGAGCGTTTCGCCGCGGCCATGGACGGGTGGACACCGGCCGAGCGCCGGGCTTTCGCGGACCTCCTGACCCGCTTCCTGACCGCCTTGGACCGCTAG
- a CDS encoding MarR family transcriptional regulator, translating into MYMSDDNKPIGWWLKEVDRRLEASFERLLADDGLTRRQWQALNVAARQTPIAAALAPFLSGDTAELAAVVDPLVERGWLAGDKLTADGERALQALTTKVQAQRRGVTRGITEDEYQATVDVLRRMAANLA; encoded by the coding sequence ATGTATATGTCGGATGACAACAAGCCTATCGGCTGGTGGCTCAAGGAGGTCGACCGCCGGCTGGAGGCGTCGTTCGAACGGCTGCTCGCCGACGACGGGCTGACGCGCCGGCAATGGCAAGCGCTGAACGTGGCGGCACGCCAGACGCCGATCGCGGCTGCCCTCGCACCCTTCCTGAGCGGGGATACCGCGGAGCTCGCGGCGGTCGTCGACCCGTTGGTCGAGCGCGGCTGGCTGGCCGGCGACAAACTCACGGCGGACGGTGAGCGGGCGCTGCAGGCGTTGACCACGAAGGTCCAGGCCCAGCGCCGCGGCGTCACCCGTGGCATCACCGAGGACGAGTACCAGGCGACGGTCGACGTACTGCGCCGAATGGCGGCCAACCTGGCCTGA
- a CDS encoding GNAT family N-acetyltransferase, translating into MRAVDCVGALIRDEQHRVYLQRRTADRRLLPGIWDIVGGHLEPGETAEEALAREVEEETGWKVRDVVWTVADWEWEWQGRVRREVDYLVTVDGDLARPRLEAGKHDLSAWAGPEDLDLLMVNRTDGDRRLRDLVAHAVRTRFTEHLRLEPITGPNGVLPGHAADLQRVFADPWVARWYDGTLSADQAAQQVAAHQAGWERDGAGKWIAYDRTTGTLVGRGGLSRIPVGTPTAEAIAELVGPEWAADRLELGWALVESARGRGLATELGRAGLDYAFGTLRASSVIAFTEQVNSASQAVMKRLGMQYAGEIRAEGWAPGVADVQPDAPFAVYVANHSVRRREVDEVADAAVRWAEGRPDVRGIAMAGSWARDAARMTSDVDLIVLTDSPSTYLESDDWLGAFGAVAVVRREQWGPQVREVRIQRASGLEVEVDITATAWAATDPVDPGTRRVVTDGVRVLYDPDRLLAGLVRACGGPEADI; encoded by the coding sequence ATGCGTGCGGTCGACTGTGTGGGTGCACTGATTCGGGACGAGCAGCATCGCGTTTATCTGCAGCGGCGTACGGCGGACCGGCGCCTGTTGCCGGGGATCTGGGACATCGTCGGCGGGCATCTGGAGCCGGGGGAGACGGCTGAGGAGGCGTTGGCGCGGGAGGTCGAGGAGGAGACGGGGTGGAAGGTCCGCGACGTCGTCTGGACGGTCGCGGACTGGGAATGGGAGTGGCAGGGGCGGGTACGGCGGGAGGTCGACTACCTGGTCACCGTCGACGGGGACCTCGCGCGGCCGCGGCTCGAGGCGGGTAAGCACGACCTGTCCGCGTGGGCCGGGCCTGAGGACCTCGACCTGTTGATGGTCAACCGGACCGACGGCGACCGGCGCCTGCGGGACCTGGTGGCGCACGCGGTCCGGACCCGGTTCACCGAGCATCTCCGCCTCGAGCCGATCACCGGACCGAACGGGGTCCTGCCCGGACATGCGGCGGACCTCCAGCGCGTGTTCGCCGACCCGTGGGTCGCCCGCTGGTACGACGGCACGCTGTCAGCGGACCAGGCGGCGCAGCAGGTCGCGGCGCACCAGGCCGGCTGGGAACGCGACGGAGCCGGCAAGTGGATCGCCTACGACCGCACCACCGGAACGCTCGTCGGCCGCGGCGGCCTGTCCCGGATCCCCGTCGGTACGCCGACCGCGGAGGCGATCGCCGAGCTCGTCGGCCCGGAGTGGGCAGCAGACCGTCTCGAACTCGGCTGGGCGCTCGTCGAGTCGGCCCGCGGCCGCGGGCTGGCGACTGAACTCGGGCGCGCCGGGCTGGACTACGCATTCGGCACGCTGCGTGCCTCGTCGGTGATCGCGTTCACCGAGCAGGTCAACAGCGCGTCGCAGGCCGTGATGAAGCGGCTCGGGATGCAGTACGCCGGAGAGATCCGCGCGGAGGGCTGGGCGCCGGGCGTGGCCGACGTACAGCCGGACGCGCCGTTCGCGGTGTACGTCGCGAACCACTCGGTACGGCGACGCGAGGTCGACGAGGTCGCGGACGCCGCGGTGCGGTGGGCCGAGGGGCGGCCGGACGTGCGCGGGATCGCGATGGCGGGTTCCTGGGCGCGGGACGCGGCGCGGATGACGTCGGACGTCGACCTGATCGTGCTGACCGACTCGCCGTCGACGTACCTCGAGAGCGACGACTGGCTCGGGGCCTTCGGCGCGGTGGCCGTCGTACGTCGGGAGCAGTGGGGGCCGCAGGTGCGCGAAGTACGGATCCAGCGGGCGTCCGGGCTGGAGGTCGAGGTGGACATCACCGCGACCGCGTGGGCCGCGACCGACCCGGTCGATCCGGGGACGCGCCGGGTGGTGACCGACGGCGTGCGGGTGCTCTACGACCCGGACCGGCTGCTCGCGGGCCTGGTGCGCGCCTGCGGCGGACCTGAAGCGGACATCTAG
- a CDS encoding MDR family MFS transporter yields the protein MTSQRIARSSDVGLRSERGPILLAVMLSVGLVAIDATILATAVPSVVADLGGFTQFPWLFSIYLLAQAVSVPIYGKLADQRGRKPIMLLGVGLFVLGSVLCGLAWSMPALIAFRLIQGLGAGAIQPIGMTIVGDIYTVAERAKVQGYIASVWGISSFVGPALGGVFSDFISWRWIFFVNIPLGVAAAWVLVRRFEEKVADETGHRIDYAGAILLAVGGSLLLLGLLEGGVMWDWDSPASIAILAAAVVLLVAFVLVERRAAEPILPLWVLGHRVLNSANSAALLIGLLMIGLSTYVPLFAQSVLGTSALVAGFALAAMTLGWPIAASFAGRIYLRVGFRTTMLMGALIVVAGSVLLLTVRGSVLHLAAACFVIGIGLGFSASPSVVAAQSSVDWQTRGVVTGANMFARSVGSAVGVAVFGAVANGVVAARLGDDHADLEKVPANVLSPAIHDVYYGAAAAALLLVLAVLFMPNRIKERPLR from the coding sequence ATGACTAGTCAGCGGATCGCCAGGTCGTCGGACGTCGGACTGCGATCGGAGCGCGGGCCGATCCTGCTCGCGGTGATGCTGAGCGTCGGGCTGGTCGCGATCGACGCGACGATCCTCGCCACGGCCGTACCGTCGGTGGTCGCGGACCTCGGCGGGTTCACGCAGTTCCCCTGGCTGTTCTCGATCTACCTGCTGGCACAGGCGGTGTCGGTGCCGATCTACGGCAAGCTCGCCGACCAGCGCGGGCGGAAGCCGATCATGCTGCTCGGCGTCGGGCTGTTCGTGCTCGGGTCGGTGCTCTGCGGGCTGGCCTGGAGCATGCCGGCGCTGATCGCGTTCCGGCTGATCCAGGGGCTCGGCGCGGGCGCGATCCAGCCGATCGGGATGACGATCGTCGGCGACATCTACACGGTCGCCGAGCGGGCCAAGGTGCAGGGCTACATCGCCAGTGTCTGGGGCATCTCGTCGTTCGTCGGACCGGCCCTTGGCGGCGTGTTCTCGGACTTCATCTCGTGGCGGTGGATCTTCTTCGTGAACATCCCGCTCGGGGTCGCCGCCGCCTGGGTGCTGGTCCGCCGGTTCGAGGAGAAGGTCGCGGACGAGACCGGGCACCGGATCGACTACGCCGGCGCGATCCTGCTCGCGGTCGGCGGTTCGCTGCTGCTGCTCGGGCTGCTCGAGGGCGGCGTGATGTGGGACTGGGACTCGCCGGCGAGCATCGCGATCCTGGCCGCGGCCGTCGTACTGCTGGTGGCGTTCGTCCTGGTCGAACGACGGGCCGCCGAGCCGATCCTGCCGCTGTGGGTGCTCGGGCACCGGGTGCTGAACTCCGCGAACTCGGCCGCGCTGCTGATCGGGCTCCTGATGATCGGCCTGTCGACGTACGTGCCGCTGTTCGCCCAGAGCGTCCTCGGTACGTCGGCCCTGGTGGCGGGCTTTGCCCTGGCCGCGATGACACTCGGCTGGCCGATCGCGGCGTCGTTCGCGGGCCGGATCTACCTGCGCGTGGGCTTCCGGACGACGATGCTGATGGGCGCGCTGATCGTGGTCGCCGGGTCCGTCCTGCTGCTCACGGTCCGGGGCTCGGTACTGCATCTCGCGGCCGCCTGCTTCGTGATCGGCATCGGGCTCGGCTTCTCCGCGTCGCCGTCGGTCGTCGCCGCCCAGTCGTCGGTGGACTGGCAGACGCGAGGCGTGGTGACCGGCGCGAACATGTTCGCGCGTTCCGTCGGCAGCGCGGTCGGCGTCGCGGTCTTCGGCGCGGTCGCGAACGGCGTGGTCGCCGCGCGTCTGGGCGACGACCACGCAGACCTGGAAAAGGTCCCCGCCAACGTCCTGTCCCCCGCCATCCACGATGTGTACTACGGCGCCGCCGCAGCCGCCCTCCTCCTGGTCCTAGCCGTCCTCTTCATGCCCAACCGCATCAAGGAACGCCCACTCCGGTAG